The following are from one region of the Thermococcus cleftensis genome:
- a CDS encoding deoxycytidylate deaminase — translation MPVEIFLDREKAERIKGIRPTKDEYFMLIAKLVSLRATCPRLRVGAVAVKDGYILATGYNGAPRGMDHCIDIGCLIVDGHCHRAVHAEQNVIAMAARKGISLEGATLYVTHFPCDTCFKLVINAGIKEIVYEEMYPNEATEILLREAQEKGIVKIRQFKLPKERVRAFLEELFGEFRD, via the coding sequence ATGCCGGTTGAGATATTCCTCGACAGGGAAAAGGCGGAGAGGATAAAGGGAATCCGCCCCACCAAGGACGAGTACTTCATGCTCATAGCCAAGCTGGTCTCTCTCAGGGCAACCTGCCCGCGCTTGAGGGTAGGTGCAGTTGCGGTCAAGGACGGCTACATTCTCGCCACCGGCTACAACGGGGCGCCAAGGGGAATGGACCACTGTATAGACATCGGCTGCCTGATCGTCGATGGCCACTGTCACAGAGCTGTTCATGCGGAGCAGAACGTCATAGCGATGGCGGCAAGGAAGGGCATAAGCCTTGAGGGAGCGACGCTCTACGTCACCCACTTTCCCTGCGACACCTGCTTCAAGCTGGTCATAAACGCGGGCATAAAGGAGATAGTCTACGAGGAGATGTACCCCAACGAGGCCACCGAGATACTCCTCAGGGAGGCGCAGGAAAAGGGGATAGTGAAGATAAGGCAGTTCAAGCTGCCGAAGGAGAGAGTGAGGGCGTTCCTCGAGGAACTCTTCGGGGAGTTCAGGGATTGA
- a CDS encoding S8 family serine peptidase encodes MKGWKALVVALLLVGMMAGAVAAVPAKPAVAPQAQKNYGLLTPGLFKKVQGMNWNQEVSTVMMFNSPADRDRALRVLKAMGAEIKYTYKIIPAVAVKMKVRDLLVVAGMIDTGFFGSTKVSGIRFIQEDYKVQVNVETEGLDESAAQVMATNMWNLGYDGSGITIAIIDTGIDASHPDLQGKVIGWVDYVNGKTTPYDDQGHGTHVASIAAGTGAASNGQYKGMAPGAKLVGIKVLGADGSGSISDIIAGVDWAVQNKDKYGIRVINLSLGSSQSSDGTDSLSQAVNNAWDAGLVVVVAAGNSGPDKYTVGSPAAASKVITVGAVDKYDVITDFSSRGPTADNRLKPEVVAPGNWIIAARASGTQLTDVTIGDYYVAAPGTSMATPHVAGISALILQAHPDWTPDKVKTALIETADIVKPDEIADIAYGAGRVNAYKAAYYDSLSKLVFTGSVADKGSATHAFDISGATFVTATLYWDNSGSDLDLYLYDPNGNQVDYSYTAYYGFEKVGYYNPTAGTWTLKVVSYSGAANYQVDVVSDGSLSQSGGTTPTPTEPTVDEQTFTGYVHDYYDKSDSFTMTVNSGATKITGDLVFDTSAHDLDLYLYDPNGNIVDRSESYDSNEHVEYSNPAPGDWTFLVYAYNTYGWASYTLYGKVYYG; translated from the coding sequence ATGAAAGGTTGGAAGGCGTTGGTGGTTGCCCTGTTACTCGTTGGAATGATGGCGGGTGCGGTTGCAGCCGTGCCGGCCAAGCCCGCGGTTGCCCCGCAGGCCCAGAAGAACTACGGCCTCCTGACCCCTGGGCTGTTCAAGAAGGTTCAGGGAATGAACTGGAACCAGGAGGTAAGCACCGTCATGATGTTCAACAGCCCGGCCGACAGGGACAGGGCCCTTAGGGTTCTCAAGGCTATGGGTGCTGAAATTAAGTACACCTACAAGATTATCCCTGCGGTTGCCGTCAAGATGAAGGTCAGGGATCTGCTCGTGGTCGCCGGCATGATCGACACCGGCTTCTTCGGCAGCACGAAGGTTTCCGGAATAAGGTTCATTCAGGAGGACTACAAGGTTCAGGTCAACGTTGAAACCGAGGGTCTTGACGAGTCGGCCGCTCAGGTCATGGCCACCAATATGTGGAACCTCGGTTATGATGGTTCTGGAATAACCATTGCCATCATCGACACCGGTATCGACGCCTCCCACCCGGACCTCCAGGGCAAGGTCATCGGCTGGGTGGACTACGTGAACGGAAAGACCACCCCCTACGATGACCAGGGCCACGGAACCCACGTCGCTTCCATAGCAGCCGGAACCGGAGCGGCCAGCAACGGCCAGTACAAGGGAATGGCCCCCGGTGCTAAGCTCGTGGGCATCAAGGTCCTCGGTGCCGATGGTTCGGGGAGCATATCTGACATCATAGCCGGCGTGGACTGGGCGGTCCAGAACAAGGACAAGTACGGGATAAGGGTCATCAACCTCTCCCTTGGCTCGAGCCAGAGTTCAGATGGCACCGACTCACTCAGCCAGGCCGTTAACAACGCCTGGGACGCTGGACTCGTTGTGGTGGTTGCCGCTGGAAACAGCGGGCCTGACAAGTACACCGTCGGCTCACCGGCAGCGGCCAGCAAGGTCATCACCGTCGGCGCCGTCGATAAGTACGACGTCATAACCGACTTCTCGAGCAGGGGACCAACCGCCGACAACAGGCTCAAGCCCGAGGTCGTCGCTCCGGGCAACTGGATCATAGCGGCTAGAGCCAGCGGAACCCAGCTCACTGACGTTACCATCGGTGACTACTACGTCGCCGCCCCGGGAACCTCGATGGCCACCCCGCACGTCGCCGGAATCTCCGCTCTCATACTCCAGGCCCACCCGGACTGGACCCCTGACAAGGTCAAGACCGCCCTCATCGAGACCGCCGACATAGTCAAGCCCGACGAGATAGCGGACATCGCCTACGGTGCCGGTAGGGTGAACGCCTACAAGGCGGCCTACTACGACAGCCTCTCCAAGCTCGTCTTCACCGGCTCCGTCGCCGATAAGGGAAGCGCCACCCACGCCTTCGATATCAGCGGAGCCACCTTCGTCACGGCCACGCTCTACTGGGACAACAGCGGAAGCGACCTTGACCTCTACCTCTACGACCCGAACGGCAACCAGGTTGATTACTCCTACACCGCCTACTACGGCTTCGAAAAGGTTGGCTACTACAACCCGACCGCCGGAACCTGGACGCTCAAGGTCGTCAGCTACAGCGGTGCAGCCAACTATCAGGTTGACGTCGTCAGCGACGGCTCTCTGAGCCAGTCCGGCGGAACCACTCCCACCCCGACCGAGCCAACCGTCGATGAGCAGACCTTCACCGGGTACGTCCACGACTACTATGACAAGAGCGACAGCTTCACCATGACCGTGAACAGCGGCGCCACCAAGATAACCGGCGACCTCGTCTTCGACACCAGCGCCCACGACCTTGACCTCTACCTCTACGACCCGAACGGCAACATCGTGGACCGCTCCGAGAGCTACGACAGCAACGAGCACGTCGAGTACAGCAACCCCGCCCCTGGTGACTGGACGTTCCTCGTCTACGCCTACAACACCTACGGCTGGGCCTCCTACACCCTCTACGGAAAGGTCTACTACGGGTGA
- a CDS encoding HAD family hydrolase, translating to MDIKLVVFDLDGTLVGAPKPFAQLKEELKTRLLAEGIPERLLGDLTPMYESLQRIARETGREFGKLYAHLVRLETERMEESFLFDGVIDALDFLRSRGVRLAVMTRSSREAALRALEMHGISDYFDVVSTRDDVPADELKPNPGQLERIVSTLGVPPEKTLVVGDHGYDVLPARELGALSVIVTSHESGRMSFSVDAEPDFEVPTMREFTALAENLLSTYIVVPAYNEERMVGKVLDDLLRYFRRDEIVVVNDGSMDRTGEIARSRGVRVLTHLINRGLGGALGTGIAYSLRKGARLVVTFDADGQHLVSDALRVMRPVAEGRADFAVGSRLKGDTREMPFVKRFGNFILDAITAVFAGKYVSDSQSGLRCFSRDCAAKIRITCDRYAVSSEIIIEASKAGCRIVEVPIKAVYTEYSMKKGTNILEGVKIALNLLFDKLR from the coding sequence ATGGACATCAAGCTGGTGGTCTTCGACCTTGACGGCACCCTCGTCGGTGCGCCGAAGCCCTTCGCTCAACTCAAGGAGGAGCTTAAGACACGCCTTCTGGCAGAGGGCATTCCAGAGCGCCTTCTTGGCGATCTCACGCCGATGTACGAGAGCCTTCAGAGGATAGCCCGGGAAACCGGACGGGAATTCGGGAAGCTTTACGCTCACCTCGTGAGGCTTGAGACGGAGAGAATGGAGGAAAGCTTTCTCTTTGATGGTGTTATCGACGCCCTAGACTTCTTGAGGAGCCGGGGAGTTCGGCTGGCGGTGATGACCCGAAGCTCCAGGGAAGCAGCGCTCAGGGCCCTTGAGATGCACGGAATTTCTGATTACTTCGATGTGGTCTCCACCAGGGACGACGTTCCGGCCGATGAACTCAAGCCCAATCCCGGCCAGCTGGAGCGCATAGTCTCGACCCTCGGCGTCCCCCCCGAGAAGACCCTCGTCGTCGGCGACCACGGCTACGATGTTCTTCCGGCCAGGGAGCTGGGCGCGCTCTCCGTTATTGTGACCTCCCATGAGTCGGGAAGAATGAGCTTCTCGGTCGATGCCGAGCCGGACTTTGAGGTTCCCACGATGAGGGAATTCACGGCTCTCGCTGAGAATCTCCTGAGCACCTACATCGTTGTCCCCGCATACAACGAGGAGCGGATGGTGGGCAAAGTCCTCGACGATCTCCTCCGCTACTTCAGGCGCGATGAGATAGTGGTTGTGAACGACGGCTCCATGGACAGAACGGGGGAGATAGCGCGTTCTCGGGGCGTTCGAGTCCTAACCCACCTCATCAACCGGGGTCTTGGCGGGGCCCTTGGAACTGGAATAGCGTACTCCCTCAGGAAAGGCGCTCGGCTGGTGGTTACCTTCGACGCCGACGGCCAGCACCTTGTAAGTGACGCCCTCCGCGTCATGAGGCCAGTCGCTGAGGGAAGGGCCGACTTCGCGGTCGGCTCTAGGCTCAAGGGCGACACCAGGGAGATGCCCTTCGTGAAGCGCTTTGGCAACTTCATTCTCGACGCCATAACTGCCGTCTTCGCCGGAAAGTACGTGAGCGACAGCCAGAGCGGGCTGAGATGCTTCAGTAGGGACTGTGCCGCGAAGATAAGGATAACCTGCGACCGCTACGCAGTCTCCAGCGAGATCATCATCGAGGCTTCTAAAGCAGGTTGCAGAATCGTTGAGGTTCCAATCAAGGCTGTCTACACGGAGTACTCGATGAAGAAGGGTACCAACATACTCGAGGGCGTCAAGATAGCCCTCAACCTGCTGTTTGACAAGCTGAGGTGA
- a CDS encoding DUF2304 domain-containing protein encodes MYAVQYMAIAVVLVLMVYVLGRYGKKEFEWGDFLFWETILLGLLIVSIFPIEIANEIKKLLGLGRGLDALFVIGIGLSYILIFKVYLAVDKTEREITELTRKVAMELEEINEKLERIEERLNP; translated from the coding sequence ATGTACGCGGTGCAGTACATGGCTATAGCGGTTGTTCTCGTGCTGATGGTGTATGTCCTGGGAAGGTACGGGAAGAAGGAGTTCGAGTGGGGCGACTTCCTTTTCTGGGAGACCATACTCCTCGGCCTTCTGATAGTTTCCATCTTCCCCATCGAGATAGCCAACGAGATAAAGAAGCTCCTGGGGCTGGGAAGGGGCCTCGATGCCCTCTTCGTCATAGGTATTGGCCTTTCGTATATCCTGATCTTCAAGGTCTACCTCGCCGTGGACAAGACCGAGAGGGAAATCACCGAACTCACGAGAAAGGTGGCGATGGAACTGGAGGAGATAAACGAGAAGCTGGAAAGAATCGAGGAGAGGCTCAATCCCTGA
- a CDS encoding tungsten cofactor oxidoreductase radical SAM maturase: MENHHLFDLSDYKVLIPKKPDIHYLYIEITNRCNLRCEMCFKQYWEDPEGDMDWELFLKILDDAEELPELEMIYFGGIGEPTVHPRFMDMAREVKKRGFALGISTNGFLLTDKRIEELVKLGLDLIYFSIDSVPTQPVDIGHIKPDYTSSRIRKIQEVKEKLGSDVPHIGVEVVATKENYEELPEIAHYVGSLGVDTLLISNLIPITKEHSELIVYDGSVDMKPIVDKLEAIYHGYLHKIAEFSLRTERKCEFVEKKVAVVRWDGEVAPCYRFLHTYPEIVFGREKKVYAHSFGNVREKSLAEIWTSREYSWFRYVVKNSLYPSCTDCPLNESCSFVQDTNYDCWGNTPSCADCLWARRIVLCPIPEKGMKGFW, from the coding sequence ATGGAAAACCATCACCTTTTCGATTTGTCGGACTACAAGGTTTTAATCCCGAAGAAGCCCGATATCCATTACCTCTACATCGAGATAACCAACCGCTGCAACCTCCGGTGCGAGATGTGCTTCAAGCAGTACTGGGAGGACCCAGAGGGAGACATGGACTGGGAGCTGTTCCTCAAAATCCTCGACGACGCCGAGGAGCTTCCGGAGCTTGAGATGATATACTTCGGCGGAATCGGCGAGCCGACCGTTCACCCGCGCTTCATGGACATGGCCAGAGAGGTCAAGAAACGCGGCTTCGCCCTCGGCATAAGCACCAACGGCTTCCTTCTAACGGACAAGAGGATAGAGGAGCTTGTAAAGCTTGGCCTCGACCTGATTTACTTCTCCATAGACTCCGTTCCAACTCAGCCCGTTGACATCGGCCACATAAAGCCGGACTACACGAGCTCGCGCATAAGGAAGATTCAGGAGGTGAAGGAGAAACTGGGAAGCGACGTTCCGCACATCGGCGTCGAGGTCGTCGCAACGAAGGAGAACTACGAGGAGCTGCCGGAGATAGCGCACTACGTCGGCTCCCTCGGCGTTGATACGCTCCTGATCTCAAACCTTATCCCAATAACCAAGGAGCACTCCGAGCTAATCGTTTATGATGGGAGCGTCGATATGAAGCCCATCGTCGATAAGCTGGAAGCAATTTACCACGGTTACCTGCACAAAATAGCCGAGTTCTCCCTGAGAACCGAGAGGAAGTGCGAGTTCGTCGAGAAGAAGGTCGCCGTTGTCAGGTGGGACGGCGAAGTAGCCCCATGCTACCGCTTCCTGCACACCTATCCCGAGATAGTCTTCGGTAGGGAGAAGAAGGTTTACGCCCACTCCTTCGGCAACGTCAGGGAAAAGAGCCTGGCGGAGATTTGGACGAGCAGGGAATACAGCTGGTTCCGCTACGTTGTTAAAAACTCCCTCTACCCGAGCTGTACCGACTGCCCCCTCAACGAGTCCTGCTCCTTCGTCCAGGACACCAACTACGACTGCTGGGGAAATACCCCCAGCTGTGCCGACTGTTTATGGGCTAGGAGAATAGTGCTCTGCCCGATTCCCGAGAAGGGCATGAAGGGCTTCTGGTGA
- a CDS encoding MraY family glycosyltransferase, which yields MIEVAPLIGLTLTLILTPYLAKTLKNAGVVGRDIHKPNRPEVAEMGGLALLITIPFALAPFLDAETARALITFLLFGVVGVIDDLTALKQSHKVALSLLAAVPAAFLGASSEVSVFGYTINLGILYPVFAVLFVTGSANLVNILAGFNGLEVGTSAIALAFLAAITDGPARWLALTGTGAALGFLWWNRYPARVFPGDTGTLSLGALIGLVGITGKVEVCAAVLLVPHFLDFTIKALGVRFGVRKHGRTEVMPDGTLKAPPYPSFLGLIMRRVRVTEPRLVAIVWGIEFILGLLVLALHLSP from the coding sequence ATGATTGAGGTGGCTCCGCTTATAGGTTTAACCCTGACGCTCATCCTGACGCCTTACCTGGCCAAAACCTTGAAGAACGCAGGGGTGGTGGGAAGGGACATACACAAGCCCAACCGCCCGGAAGTGGCCGAGATGGGCGGGCTGGCACTGCTCATCACGATTCCCTTTGCCCTCGCGCCGTTCCTCGACGCTGAAACCGCGAGGGCCCTCATCACGTTCCTGCTCTTTGGCGTCGTTGGGGTGATAGACGACCTGACGGCATTAAAGCAGTCCCACAAGGTTGCGCTGTCCCTGCTGGCGGCCGTTCCCGCGGCCTTTCTCGGCGCCTCCAGCGAGGTGAGCGTTTTTGGATACACGATAAATCTAGGAATCCTGTACCCAGTCTTCGCCGTTCTCTTCGTCACGGGCTCCGCCAACCTTGTGAACATACTCGCGGGATTCAACGGGCTGGAGGTGGGGACGAGCGCGATAGCCCTGGCTTTCCTCGCCGCCATAACAGACGGCCCGGCCAGGTGGCTGGCACTCACCGGGACGGGAGCGGCCCTCGGCTTCCTCTGGTGGAACCGCTATCCAGCGAGGGTATTTCCGGGAGATACCGGAACCCTGAGCCTAGGCGCGCTGATAGGGCTGGTAGGGATAACCGGCAAGGTCGAAGTCTGCGCGGCGGTTCTGCTGGTCCCGCACTTCCTGGACTTCACGATAAAGGCCCTCGGCGTCCGTTTCGGCGTCAGAAAGCACGGGAGGACGGAAGTGATGCCGGACGGAACGCTAAAAGCTCCACCATACCCGAGCTTTCTGGGGCTGATAATGAGAAGGGTCAGGGTAACGGAGCCGCGGCTGGTGGCTATAGTCTGGGGGATAGAGTTTATTCTCGGCCTCCTGGTTCTTGCTCTTCATCTATCACCTTGA
- a CDS encoding BlaI/MecI/CopY family transcriptional regulator yields the protein MEPHEFKLTEEGMKAVLPPLEAEIMEHMWKVKVATAGQVYEYMKEKHPDIRRSTISILMNRLCERGLLKRSVEKGRGGMRYVYTITTTREEFEEKVVQSILDALMTNFKEATYAYLSKIKK from the coding sequence ATGGAACCGCACGAGTTCAAGCTCACTGAAGAAGGAATGAAAGCCGTTCTCCCGCCCCTCGAGGCCGAGATAATGGAGCACATGTGGAAGGTCAAGGTGGCGACGGCAGGCCAGGTCTACGAGTACATGAAAGAAAAGCACCCTGACATAAGGCGCTCGACGATAAGCATACTCATGAACCGCCTCTGTGAAAGGGGGCTGCTCAAGAGGAGTGTCGAGAAAGGAAGGGGAGGAATGAGATACGTCTACACAATAACCACCACGAGAGAGGAGTTCGAGGAGAAGGTCGTCCAGAGCATCTTGGACGCTCTCATGACGAACTTCAAGGAGGCGACCTACGCGTACCTGTCCAAGATTAAGAAGTGA
- a CDS encoding aldehyde ferredoxin oxidoreductase family protein, whose product MFAYWGKILRVNLTDGTIKEETFDEKFAKKWLGTRGFGIYYLLKEMDPTVDPFSPENKMIFATGPLTGTTAPTGGRYMVITKSPLTGYIAMANSGGFFGAELKFAGWDAIIVEGASDHPVYLYINDESVEIRDASHLWGKTSTETEEALKEEIGDKRIRVALIGPAGENLVRFAAVMNDEHRAAGRGGVGAVMGSKKLKAIVVRGHKRVEVADRAKFTSVVKEKTDKLRNDPTAGGGLPKYGTAVLVNIINQNGLYPTRNFQYSQFEYAEEQSGEAMAAKYLIRNKPCYACPIGCGRVNKLPTTGVTEGPEYESIWALGAHNGINDLASIIEANHWADEYGMDTISLGGTLATAMELYEKGLLKQEDLGEEAPPFRWGNTEVLHYYIEKIAKREGFGDKLAEGGYRLAEMYNGTEYFMGVKKQELPAYDPRGAEGHGLGYATNNRGGCHIKQYMISPEILGYPYKMDPHDIGDEKVKMVILFQDLTALIDAAGLCVFTTFGLGADDYRDMLNAALGWDLSTEEYLKIGERIWNAERLFNLRAGLDPLKEDTLPKRLLEEPVRNGPNKGHVVRLHLMLPKYYKFRGWTEDGKITEEKMKELGIDEF is encoded by the coding sequence ATGTTCGCGTACTGGGGTAAGATTTTGAGGGTGAACCTGACAGATGGAACCATCAAGGAAGAGACCTTCGACGAGAAGTTCGCCAAGAAGTGGCTCGGGACGAGGGGGTTCGGCATCTACTACCTCCTCAAGGAGATGGACCCGACCGTGGATCCCTTCAGCCCGGAGAACAAGATGATTTTCGCCACCGGGCCTCTGACCGGAACCACCGCTCCCACCGGTGGGAGGTACATGGTGATAACCAAGAGCCCGCTGACGGGCTATATTGCAATGGCGAACTCGGGTGGATTCTTTGGTGCGGAGCTCAAGTTCGCGGGCTGGGACGCCATCATAGTGGAAGGAGCCTCCGACCACCCGGTTTACCTCTACATAAACGACGAGAGCGTTGAGATTCGCGACGCCAGCCACCTCTGGGGCAAGACCTCCACCGAGACCGAGGAGGCCCTCAAGGAGGAAATCGGAGACAAGAGAATCCGCGTTGCACTCATAGGTCCGGCAGGTGAGAACCTCGTAAGGTTTGCGGCCGTAATGAACGATGAGCACAGGGCCGCCGGTAGGGGTGGCGTTGGTGCAGTGATGGGAAGCAAGAAGCTGAAGGCGATAGTCGTCCGCGGACACAAGCGCGTTGAGGTTGCCGACAGGGCAAAGTTCACGAGCGTCGTCAAGGAGAAGACCGACAAGCTCAGGAACGACCCGACCGCCGGCGGTGGACTGCCGAAGTATGGAACGGCCGTTTTAGTTAACATCATCAACCAGAACGGCCTCTACCCGACGAGAAACTTCCAGTACAGCCAGTTCGAGTACGCAGAGGAGCAGAGCGGTGAGGCCATGGCGGCCAAGTACCTGATAAGGAACAAGCCGTGCTACGCCTGTCCGATAGGCTGTGGAAGGGTCAACAAGCTCCCGACCACGGGGGTCACGGAGGGGCCGGAGTACGAGAGCATATGGGCGCTCGGAGCGCACAACGGAATAAACGACCTCGCGAGCATAATCGAGGCCAACCACTGGGCCGACGAGTACGGTATGGACACCATAAGCCTCGGCGGAACCCTCGCGACTGCGATGGAACTCTACGAGAAGGGCCTGCTCAAGCAGGAGGACCTCGGAGAGGAGGCTCCGCCCTTCAGATGGGGCAACACGGAAGTTCTGCACTACTACATCGAGAAGATAGCCAAGAGAGAAGGCTTCGGTGACAAGCTGGCCGAAGGTGGCTACCGCCTGGCCGAGATGTACAACGGTACAGAGTACTTCATGGGCGTCAAGAAGCAGGAGCTTCCTGCATATGACCCGAGGGGAGCAGAGGGACACGGCCTCGGCTACGCCACCAACAACCGCGGTGGCTGCCACATCAAGCAGTACATGATAAGTCCCGAGATCCTCGGCTACCCCTACAAGATGGACCCGCACGACATCGGTGACGAGAAGGTCAAGATGGTCATACTCTTCCAGGACCTAACTGCCCTCATTGACGCCGCTGGACTGTGTGTCTTCACGACCTTCGGTCTCGGAGCGGACGACTACCGCGACATGCTGAACGCGGCCCTTGGCTGGGACCTCTCGACCGAGGAGTACCTCAAGATAGGCGAGCGCATCTGGAACGCCGAGAGGCTCTTCAACCTCAGGGCCGGCCTCGACCCGCTCAAGGAGGACACCCTACCCAAGAGACTGCTTGAGGAGCCCGTCAGGAACGGGCCGAACAAGGGGCACGTCGTCAGGCTGCACCTGATGCTTCCGAAGTACTACAAGTTCCGCGGCTGGACCGAGGACGGAAAGATAACCGAGGAGAAGATGAAGGAGCTCGGTATCGACGAGTTCTGA
- a CDS encoding M48 family metallopeptidase produces the protein MLFIVIALEVLLAVIALAELGLEISLVAFGTVLALYLWVSTMDVKGNYVPLQREEMPWLYDGIAEMAKKAGLPMPRVYILDDYIPTAYSFKNTIVLSLGLFEVLDQGEILAVAAHELGHIKNGDTRTFPLLAYGRYLMVLFTVVLVLLTRSLAVSLAAVTLLALYEVTRANFHKEREFQADETALRLLDTPMNLKRALEELKYYEDLRVGVKMGALPSIEPSIERKQKVQIIETHPSYDERIFRILVEMSGNNMFNNRVQ, from the coding sequence ATGCTGTTCATCGTTATAGCCCTTGAAGTTCTGCTGGCGGTAATAGCGCTGGCGGAGCTGGGCCTAGAGATATCGCTGGTGGCCTTCGGAACAGTGCTGGCTCTCTACCTCTGGGTCTCCACCATGGACGTAAAGGGGAACTACGTTCCCCTCCAGAGGGAAGAGATGCCCTGGCTCTACGACGGCATAGCAGAGATGGCCAAAAAGGCAGGCCTTCCAATGCCCAGAGTATATATCCTCGACGACTACATACCCACGGCGTACTCCTTCAAGAACACTATAGTGCTCTCCCTCGGCCTCTTCGAAGTTTTAGACCAGGGGGAAATACTAGCGGTCGCAGCCCACGAGCTGGGCCACATAAAGAACGGCGACACCAGGACGTTCCCCCTCCTCGCCTACGGGAGGTACCTCATGGTGCTCTTCACAGTCGTGCTCGTACTCCTCACCAGAAGCCTCGCCGTAAGCCTGGCGGCCGTTACTCTGCTCGCCCTCTACGAGGTAACCAGGGCGAACTTCCACAAGGAGCGCGAGTTCCAGGCGGACGAGACCGCGCTGAGACTGCTCGACACGCCGATGAACCTCAAGCGCGCCCTCGAAGAGCTCAAGTACTACGAGGACCTGCGCGTTGGCGTCAAGATGGGCGCCCTCCCTAGCATCGAGCCGTCCATCGAGAGGAAACAGAAGGTTCAGATAATCGAGACCCACCCGAGTTACGACGAGAGGATATTCAGAATCTTGGTGGAGATGAGCGGGAACAACATGTTCAACAACCGTGTGCAGTGA